One segment of Panicum virgatum strain AP13 chromosome 1K, P.virgatum_v5, whole genome shotgun sequence DNA contains the following:
- the LOC120642162 gene encoding oxidation resistance protein 1-like — MGYLPSLGSKAAHFVSDLTTVILNPVSERESETSHVPEVDEVQENSEDGKDSEHNSDSLDGPDTSSFRAFLISFLSSSSSNNNDSMEILPEQNVDMSYPTLTPMGKGSKGRSGLISRGKHSIGKIINKAARIGGFKQATAAPKFDRETVNHTEPVAPVLELEESNEVASVSSLPTMSEPSVLLSEMMQSILYTSLPVLAQGRNWVLLYSTWRHGISLSTLYRRSMLCPGFSLLVVGDKKGTIFGGLVEAPLQPSSSKKYQGSNNCFVFTNLHDRPVIYRPTGANNYFTVCSTDYLALGGGGHFALYLDGDLLTGSSSNSETFNNECLSHSPDFSVKDVELWGFVYPSKYEEMLTLCRTEKPGICRW; from the exons TCCGAGCGCGAGAGCGAGACCTCCCACGTCCCC GAGGTAGATGAAGTGCAAGAAAATTCGGAGGATGGTAAAGATTCTGAGCACAACTCTGACAGCCTTGATGGCCCTGACACATCTTCCTTTAGAGCATTCTTGATCTCATTTTTGTCGTCATCTAGCTCCAATAATAACGATTCTATGGAGATACTTCCTGAACAAAATGTGGACATGAGTTACCCAACTTTGACACCCATGGGAAAGGGAAGCAAGGGAAGGTCAGGTCTGATAAGTAGAGGGAAGCATTCAATTGGAAAAATTATTAACAAGGCAGCTAGGATTGGTGGTTTTAAACAAGCTACTGCAGCCCCTAAATTTGACAGGGAGACGGTAAATCATACAGAACCAGTTGCGCCTGTTTTGGAGCTTGAGGAATCAAACGAAGTTGCTTCTGTCAGTAGTTTGCCAACTATGTCAGAACCATCTGTTCTTTTATCAGAAATGATGCAATCAATTCTCTATACCTCTCTCCCTGTTCTTGCCCAGGGAAGGAACTGGGTCTTGCTATACAG CACATGGAGGCATGGCATATCTTTATCTACTTTATATAGAAGGAGCATGCTTTGCCCTGGTTTCTCACTTTTG GTAGTGGGGGATAAGAAAGGCACAATTTTTGGTGGTTTAGTTGAGGCTCCATTGCAGCCATCCAGTTCAAAGAAGTATCAG GGGAGCAATAATTGCTTTGTTTTCACTAATTTACATGACCGCCCTGTTATATATCGTCCGACAG GTGCAAATAACTATTTCACCGTGTGCTCCACCGACTATTTGGCTCTGGGAGGAGGAGGTCATTTTGCACTCTATCTAGATGGAGACCt TTTGACCGGTTCAAGTTCCAATTCAGAGACTTTTAACAACGAGTGTTTATCGCATTCCCCAGACTTCTCAGTGAAAGATGTTGAG CTGTGGGGCTTCGTCTATCCTTCCAAGTATGAGGAGATGCTCACGCTCTGCCGGACTGAGAAACCAGGAATTTGTCGATGGTGA